A DNA window from Xanthomonas campestris pv. campestris str. ATCC 33913 contains the following coding sequences:
- a CDS encoding DUF6792 domain-containing protein, whose translation MSLTSQQYAALAKDAYDEPPETGASSRPVDIGGITYKRLEYVDSPSGYQGIIYQRIDTNEIIVAHRGTETERELKQDGVYTDGGMVAARHNRQAAEAIELTKHALVYAQKLGKDGETLDVAVTGHSLSGNLAQVTAHHFSLKGETFNAYGAVSLDRRIPEGGTDVINHVMAGDAVSAASKHYGQVKLYATQQEIATLEKAGYDNTRSVLDVRNPIVAKKLGDSHRMHNFLPEDANGKPDRSVLEDPKAQQLAHKFAPMIDKYRDDVEVLRGSVTLGVRGNYGLADDGIDALRGTLAPGAGSAEMAAARWQEVQQRIQNDHAPTYVAPGWKMPIVTSGSEVAAPMAPPGRFGEPASASVPNDPLYQAIHSKLPAGTSPAEAMYATVEAKRAGILRADQLQSVTSHQDNVWIVGQTPGFRVKVDLSDSVPPLQESIRQSQALDTQRSQPEVTQQSPARVM comes from the coding sequence ATGAGCCTGACGAGCCAACAATATGCAGCCCTTGCGAAAGATGCCTACGATGAACCGCCTGAAACTGGAGCGAGCAGTCGCCCTGTCGATATCGGTGGCATTACCTATAAACGACTTGAGTATGTAGACAGTCCTTCAGGCTATCAGGGCATTATCTATCAGCGGATCGACACCAACGAGATCATCGTCGCCCATCGCGGCACCGAGACTGAGCGTGAGCTCAAGCAGGATGGTGTCTACACCGATGGCGGCATGGTCGCAGCACGTCACAATCGCCAGGCCGCCGAAGCAATTGAGTTGACCAAGCATGCGTTGGTTTATGCACAGAAACTCGGCAAGGACGGCGAAACGCTCGACGTCGCCGTCACCGGCCATTCCCTCAGCGGCAATCTGGCCCAGGTCACTGCACACCACTTTAGTCTCAAGGGCGAGACCTTCAATGCATACGGCGCGGTTAGCTTGGACCGCCGTATTCCCGAGGGCGGCACCGATGTCATCAATCATGTGATGGCTGGCGATGCGGTCAGTGCTGCCAGCAAGCATTACGGCCAGGTCAAGCTCTACGCCACCCAGCAGGAGATTGCTACACTGGAAAAGGCTGGTTACGACAACACGCGCAGTGTGCTGGACGTACGTAATCCTATCGTTGCAAAAAAGTTGGGCGACTCGCACCGCATGCACAACTTCCTGCCGGAGGATGCCAACGGCAAACCAGACCGCTCGGTCCTGGAAGACCCCAAGGCGCAACAGTTGGCGCACAAGTTTGCGCCGATGATCGACAAGTACCGTGATGACGTGGAGGTGTTGCGCGGCAGCGTGACCTTGGGTGTACGCGGTAATTATGGCCTGGCGGACGATGGAATCGATGCCTTGCGTGGCACCCTAGCACCCGGCGCCGGAAGTGCAGAGATGGCGGCGGCACGCTGGCAAGAGGTACAGCAGCGCATACAAAACGATCACGCACCGACGTATGTCGCGCCAGGCTGGAAAATGCCGATAGTCACATCTGGCAGCGAAGTTGCTGCACCGATGGCACCGCCTGGCCGGTTTGGCGAGCCTGCATCCGCATCGGTTCCCAACGACCCGCTTTACCAGGCCATCCACAGCAAGCTCCCCGCAGGCACTTCGCCGGCAGAGGCGATGTACGCCACAGTCGAGGCCAAGCGTGCAGGCATCCTGCGCGCCGATCAGCTGCAAAGCGTGACGTCGCATCAAGACAATGTCTGGATCGTCGGGCAGACACCTGGCTTCCGGGTCAAGGTGGATCTATCAGACAGCGTGCCTCCCCTGCAGGAGAGCATCCGTCAGTCGCAAGCACTCGATACGCAGCGGTCGCAGCCGGAAGTGACCCAGCAATCGCCTGCACGTGTAATGTAA